The Tamandua tetradactyla isolate mTamTet1 chromosome 23, mTamTet1.pri, whole genome shotgun sequence genome includes a window with the following:
- the PKMYT1 gene encoding membrane-associated tyrosine- and threonine-specific cdc2-inhibitory kinase isoform X5: MPVPAKGAPPPPPPPPSGTPAPVPAYFRHAEPGFSLKRPRGLSRSLPPRPPAKGSAPVSRLFPPRTPGWHQPQARRVSFRGGSSETLRSPGYDPSRPESFFQQSFQRLGRLGHGSYGEVFKVRSKEDGRLYAVKRSMSPFRGPKDRARKLAEVGGHEKVGQHPRCVRLERAWEEGGLLYLQTELCGPSLQQHCEAWGAGLPEAQVWGYLRDTLLALAHLHGQGFVHLDVKPANIFLGPHGRCKLGDFGLLVQLGAAGAGEAQEGDPRYMAPELLQGSYGTAADVFSLGLTILEVACNMELPHGGEGWQQLRQGYLPPEFTDGLSSELRCVLTMMLEPDPELRATAEALLALPLLRQPPPWRALWHAAAEALGRGWALWQDCPEHLHSPQRLPGRPPQMYTEGPLGSK; encoded by the exons ATGCCCGTGCCCGCCAAGGgcgccccgccgccgccgccgccaccgccgagCGGCACCCCCGCCCCGGTGCCCGCCTACTTCCGCCACGCCGAGCCCGGCTTCTCCCTCAAGAGGCCGCGGGGGCTCAGCCGCAGCCTCCCGCCCCGGCCCCCCGCCAAGGGCAGCGCCCCCGTCAGCCGCCTCTTCCCTCCGCGGACCCCGGGCTGGCACCAGCCCCAGGCCCGCCGGGTGTCCTTCCGGGGCGGCTCCTCCGAGACCCTGCGGAGCCCTGGCTACGACCCGAGCCGGCCCGAGTCCTTCTTCCAGCAGAGCTTCCAGAGGCTCGGCCGCCTCGGCCACGGCTCCTATGGCGAGGTCTTCAAG GTGCGCTCCAAGGAAGATGGCCGGCTCTATGCCGTCAAGCGCTCCATGTCGCCGTTCCGGGGCCCCAAGGACCGGGCCCGCAAGCTGGCCGAGGTGGGCGGCCACGAGAAGGTGGGACAGCACCCACGCTGCGTGCGGCTGGAGCGGGCCTGGGAGGAGGGCGGCCTGCTATACCTGCAGACTGAGCTGTGCGGGCCCAGCCTGCAGCAGCACTGTGAGGCTTGGGGTGCTGGCCTGCCCGAGGCCCAGGTCTGGGGCTACCTGCGGGACACGCTGCTGGCCCTGGCGCACCTGCATGGCCAGGGCTTTGTCCACCTCGACGTCAAGCCCGCGAACATCTTCCTGGGGCCTCACGGCCGCTGCAAGCTAGGAGACTTCGGGCTGCTGGTGCAGCTGGGGGCAGCGGGAGCCGGCGAGGCCCAGGAGGGAGACCCCCGCTACATGGCCCCCGAGCTGCTGCAGGGCTCCTACGGGACAGCGGCGGACGTGTTCAG TCTGGGCCTCACCATCTTGGAAGTGGCATGTAATATGGAGCTTCCCCATGGTGGGGAAGGCTGGCAGCAGCTGCGCCAGGGCTACCTGCCTCCTGAGTTCACTGATG GCCTGTCTTCTGAGCTGCGCTGTGTCCTCACCATGATGCTGGAGCCAGACCCTGAGCTACGGGCCACAGCCGAGGCCCTGCTGGCCCTGCCCTTGCTCAGGCAGCCACCGCCCTGGAGGGCCCTGTGGCACGCAGCAGCTGAGGCCCTGGGCCGGGGCTGGGCCCTGTGGCAG